A part of Salmo salar chromosome ssa18, Ssal_v3.1, whole genome shotgun sequence genomic DNA contains:
- the LOC106577645 gene encoding claudin-15, with the protein MDPILEVVCLLLGFIGWVMVGIAIPNRYWKVSTDDGNVIITSTIYENLWMSCATDSTGVHNCREFPSLLALNGYIQASRALMIAAVIFGSIGLIATLVGVQCSKAAGKDMVRKGRIVGVGGVLFILQGLCTMISVSWYAFNITQDFFNPFYPGIKYEIGEGLYIGWCSAVLALTGGSCLTCACKLGTSEKQPYPYQPRGRVYSGVAPSQSQAATSYGQHAYV; encoded by the exons ATGGATCCTATACTGGAGGTTGTTTGCTTGCTGCTTGGGTTCATTGGATGGGTGATGGTGGGGATAGCTATACCAAACCGTTACTGGAAGGTTTCAACGGATGACGGGAACGTCATCATAACCTCCACCATCTATGAGAACCTATGGATGTCCTGTGCCACGGACTCAACTGGTGTCCACAACTGCCGCGAGTTCCCCTCTCTACTGGCCCTGAACG GATACATCCAGGCGTCTCGAGCATTGATGATTGCAGCGGTCATTTTTGGATCTATCGGGCTCATCGCCACCCTGGTCGGGGTACAGTGTTCTAAAGCGGCCGGAAAGGACATGGTTCGAAAGGGTAGAATAGTTGGCGTTGGTGGCGTGCTTTTCATTCTTCAAG GCCTGTGCACAATGATCTCAGTGTCTTGGTATGCTTTCAACATCACCCAGGACTTTTTTAACCCATTCTATCCCGGGATAAA GTATGAAATTGGAGAGGGCCTCTACATTGGCTGGTGCTCAGCTGTTCTTGCTCTCACTGGAGGGTCATGTTTGACATGTGCCTGTAAACTGGGCACGTCTGAGAAACA ACCTTACCCATACCAGCCCAGGGGCAGAGTGTACTCTGGAGTTGCACCATCACAGAGTCAGGCTGCCACTTCCTACGGCCAGCACGCCTATgtctga